The genomic DNA gcttcggccggcgcggaccaaaacagcgtggtggagtcacccttgctcgtggccctctgcagggacgaggtggtgcgcagagtggacacaggagggtgaccatccgacggcgtctctggcttcggccagacgacaggggcttcggccccaccgttgacaggggcggcgggtccggcagcaatgccgggcaatggcttcggccaccgtcggcccgacccgtagcccagacgcaatgctgtctggaGCGGGGGCCGCCTTCGCactgagcggagggggccgcgaggaagacaacctctgtaaaaaattACCGTAAGCTTAAGTTGGTGGTGTCCGGCGATGGGCTGGATGGTCTGACGGTCAGGCCGCTAGGACTACCCTGGGGAGACAACCCCAGTAAATAAAACCGTCCCAGATGTACTGGACCATGGAAGCGCTCAAAAATTCAACTACCCACGCTGGCAGCCGGGAAACCGGTGAATCCAGCTTAAGGCCCCCAATCGTATGTGGGGGGGGCTGCGATCGCTCCGTAGGCTCCGATAGCCTTCGTAAATCCCCGACTCAAAGGGTAGACTTCTACCCGGCGTTCGACGCCATTACTACCGGACAAGACTCGCGCGCGCCAACACCATCCGCACTTCCCGAAGTGCGGGTGGTGCTGGAGCGCATCCCTACACCGATTTCGAAGTCAGCACCTAATGCTGAAGGAGCTGCTCCTGGGCCTAGTGCTCAGTCAGAGCAGCCAAGATCACGTCCTTACCCCGCTTCGTCCTCGGACGAAGTGAGTAGCCTAAGGACAGTGTGCTCGATGGAGAGTGTGACCTCCCTTCCGGAGGGCAAGCTGTGGCGAAAGCGGAAGACAGCTTCGCTTTCGGACCCGTCCTCTGACGATGGCAGCCAAGTGCCGGAAACGGCACGCGGCTCGCCCGTCCTCAGGGCTCGGGCCAAGAGGGGTAGGGGACGCCCTCCCACTACCGGCGAATACGTCGGCCTTGCGAAAGCCAAGGCCGAACACAACCGTGCCGTGCGCGAGGCGCTCAGGCTGCAAGCCGAGGAAGAAGTGGCCAAAGCGGCCAAGAGGACTTTCTACCTCCGACGGTCCAATCCATCGTCGGAGACGGAAACGCAGCTGATGGACTCAGGCTCAGAAGCCGTCTCGCTTACGGCTGCAGAGCTGCATGAGAAGGCGAAAGAGGCGATTGGCATCGTTCGCAACGTAGCTGTGAAATCGGGACAACTGAAGGGTACGTTCGTACGTGCCCTGAAGGATGCCGCACAGCTACTCCAAGAGTCTCTGTCTGCCCTGCATGCCACGTCTACCAACGATGAAACGCGCAAGCTGCAGGAACAGAATGCTCGCCAACAGGCGAAGCTTGACGCGCAGCAAAAGGAGATAGACGTGCTCCGTGACGAGATGCGCCAGCTCAAGGCCTCTTTGAATCCAACTCAGAGAGCGCCGTCGCCTGCTCCCGAACCGCTTGCAGAGAGCCCGCAACCGGAGTCGGCGCCGAGAGCTGTGCGCTCCTTACCAGCAAGACGTGCGAATCCGCCGCCAGCCACGAGCAGTAGAGCTGTGTCTGATAAAGAGGAAGGCCTAGTCGCGCAGATCATAAGCCAAGTTGGCTTCATGATCGATGCGAAGCTGGCAGGCCTGGAGGACCGGCTCCTGCCTCCAAAAGTGACGCGTCCACCGCTGGCGGCGGATCGGAAAAACGCGCTCTCATACGCTGCTGCAGCGAAGGCGTCTGCTGCTGCAGCGAAGGCTCCCGCCACAACTGTGGCTAAGAAAGCGACTGCCACAGCGGCCACGGCCGCTAGCACCTCGCGTGCTGCCCCGTCTGCGGCCTTGCAAG from Pectinophora gossypiella chromosome 18, ilPecGoss1.1, whole genome shotgun sequence includes the following:
- the LOC126375108 gene encoding uncharacterized protein LOC126375108, which gives rise to MEALKNSTTHAGSRETGESSLRPPIVCGGGCDRSVGSDSLRKSPTQRVDFYPAFDAITTGQDSRAPTPSALPEVRVVLERIPTPISKSAPNAEGAAPGPSAQSEQPRSRPYPASSSDEVSSLRTVCSMESVTSLPEGKLWRKRKTASLSDPSSDDGSQVPETARGSPVLRARAKRGRGRPPTTGEYVGLAKAKAEHNRAVREALRLQAEEEVAKAAKRTFYLRRSNPSSETETQLMDSGSEAVSLTAAELHEKAKEAIGIVRNVAVKSGQLKGTFVRALKDAAQLLQESLSALHATSTNDETRKLQEQNARQQAKLDAQQKEIDVLRDEMRQLKASLNPTQRAPSPAPEPLAESPQPESAPRAVRSLPARRANPPPATSSRAVSDKEEGLVAQIISQVGFMIDAKLAGLEDRLLPPKVTRPPLAADRKNALSYAAAAKASAAAAKAPATTVAKKATATAATAASTSRAAPSAALQGPTAAASSSASAPPKKRKTRGGRNRKKKGGTNGQSGACPPPSGPAGTGWTVVGKGRKQKVASAQPLQRPKAPKLRPPRSAAVVVQLQPAAAERGTTYADILREAKSKVDIQSLGITSLRIRKAATGARVLEVAGATSTEKADSLATKLRESMSGDVVKVSRPTKCANMRIVGLDDSVSTQEVVEAVAKAGGCTADTIKAGAIREGAGGMGSILLSCPIAAAKKVADGGRLLVGWTSAQVKVLEPRPMRCYRCFEVGHTHALCDSEVDRSTQCYRCGQTGHQSSECSATPHCTVCEAARRPAEHRLGGSTCTAQSRSRRKNRNGPKVPPRPSPPQAAGRAGEEHMSIN